Proteins encoded together in one Peribacillus asahii window:
- the mutS gene encoding DNA mismatch repair protein MutS codes for MAGYTPMVQQYLTIKAEYQDAFLFFRLGDFYEMFFDDAIKASQELEITLTSRDGGSTDRIPMCGIPHHSAANYIDILVERGYKVAICEQTEDPKQAKGVVRREVVQLITPGTKMDGKGLNEKENNFIATVTDFADGTFGFAYTDLSTGENKVTLIEGSFDEVLNEFAILGANEVVMASDFPEDWKKKLQDRGAKAISLEDYTEQTEQFTSLLRDLKQEKQKLAVTRLFNYLYRTQKRSLDHLQSVQAYETSQYMKIDYYSKRNLELTETIRSTGKKGSLLWLLDETKTAMGGRLLKQWIDRPLINQKQIERRQHIVETLKNQYFERQDLRERFKEVYDLERLAGRVAFGNVNARDLMQLKRSLQQLPIIREIVRSLGDSPEISTLAERIDPCEEVTDLLEMSIVENPPLSIKEGNIIQDGYNAELDMYRDASRNGKTWIANLEREERERTSIKSLKIGYNRVFGYYIEVTRANLHLLEEGRYERKQTLTNAERFITPELKEKEALILQAEEKIIGLEYELFLHIREQVKEYIPRLQALAKAVSELDVLQCFATISEERHYVKPVFSNDRTIHLQEGRHPVVEKVLQAQEYVPNDCYMNGERELLLITGPNMSGKSTYMRQVALTAILAQIGCFVSASEAVLPIFDKVFTRIGAADDLISGQSTFMVEMLEARNAIMNATENSLILFDEIGRGTSTYDGMALAQAIIEYIHEKIGAKTLFSTHYHELTVLAEELPRLQNIHVSAIEQNGNVVFLHKIKEGAADKSYGIHVAKLAELPQPLIDRASAILSQLESEGSQTAVVKEAPSVVMEADIAQLSFFGEESAPSEKKVPSTKEKKVLEQLQQLEILDMTPLEALNVLYKLQKKLK; via the coding sequence ATGGCTGGATATACGCCGATGGTACAACAATATTTAACAATTAAGGCAGAGTATCAAGATGCCTTTTTATTTTTTCGATTAGGCGATTTTTACGAAATGTTTTTCGACGATGCTATTAAAGCGTCTCAGGAATTAGAAATTACGTTAACGAGCCGTGATGGCGGAAGTACCGATCGCATTCCGATGTGCGGGATTCCTCATCATTCTGCGGCTAATTATATTGATATATTAGTAGAGCGTGGCTATAAAGTAGCCATTTGTGAGCAAACGGAGGATCCGAAGCAAGCGAAAGGAGTCGTTCGTCGTGAAGTTGTTCAGCTTATTACACCTGGAACAAAAATGGATGGAAAAGGCTTGAATGAGAAAGAAAACAACTTTATTGCGACGGTGACAGACTTTGCGGATGGAACATTTGGCTTTGCCTATACGGATCTTTCAACTGGAGAAAATAAGGTCACCCTTATAGAAGGCAGCTTTGATGAAGTGCTAAACGAATTTGCGATTCTTGGTGCGAACGAAGTTGTGATGGCAAGTGATTTTCCGGAAGATTGGAAGAAAAAGTTGCAAGATCGTGGTGCAAAGGCAATTTCGCTTGAAGACTATACAGAACAAACGGAGCAGTTTACGTCGTTATTGCGTGATTTAAAGCAGGAAAAACAAAAGTTGGCTGTAACAAGATTATTCAATTACTTATATCGCACACAAAAACGTTCCCTCGATCATTTGCAGTCTGTACAAGCTTATGAAACGTCGCAGTATATGAAAATAGATTATTATTCAAAGCGGAATTTAGAGTTAACAGAAACAATCCGATCGACAGGGAAGAAAGGCTCTTTACTTTGGTTATTAGATGAAACAAAGACAGCGATGGGCGGGCGTTTATTGAAGCAATGGATTGACCGACCGCTCATTAATCAAAAGCAAATTGAACGCCGTCAACATATCGTGGAAACTTTAAAAAATCAATACTTTGAACGCCAAGATTTACGTGAACGCTTTAAAGAAGTATACGACTTGGAACGTTTAGCTGGTCGAGTAGCCTTTGGAAATGTGAATGCGCGTGACTTGATGCAATTAAAGCGTTCGCTTCAGCAGTTGCCTATCATTCGTGAAATTGTTCGTTCATTGGGAGATTCTCCTGAAATTTCAACACTAGCTGAACGAATCGATCCGTGTGAGGAAGTGACTGATTTACTAGAAATGTCGATTGTTGAAAATCCACCGCTGTCAATCAAAGAAGGCAATATTATTCAAGATGGCTATAATGCGGAGCTTGATATGTATCGCGATGCTAGTCGCAACGGGAAAACATGGATTGCGAATTTAGAGCGTGAGGAACGAGAACGTACAAGCATTAAATCATTAAAAATTGGCTATAATCGTGTGTTTGGATATTATATTGAAGTAACGCGTGCGAACTTGCACTTGCTTGAGGAAGGTCGTTATGAGCGGAAGCAGACGCTGACAAATGCTGAACGCTTTATTACACCAGAATTGAAGGAAAAAGAAGCATTAATTCTGCAAGCAGAGGAAAAAATTATTGGACTTGAATATGAACTGTTCTTACACATTCGTGAACAAGTGAAAGAGTATATTCCTCGCTTACAAGCGTTAGCTAAAGCGGTCAGTGAGTTAGATGTGCTTCAATGCTTTGCGACAATCAGTGAAGAACGTCATTATGTGAAGCCTGTTTTTTCAAATGATCGTACGATCCATTTGCAAGAGGGGCGTCACCCTGTCGTAGAAAAAGTATTACAAGCCCAAGAATATGTGCCGAATGATTGTTATATGAACGGTGAACGAGAGCTCCTCCTTATTACGGGACCGAACATGTCCGGGAAAAGTACGTATATGCGGCAAGTTGCTTTAACCGCCATATTAGCGCAAATCGGCTGTTTTGTATCGGCAAGTGAGGCAGTGCTTCCGATTTTTGATAAAGTGTTTACTCGAATTGGTGCTGCCGATGATTTGATTTCTGGACAAAGTACGTTTATGGTCGAAATGTTAGAAGCGCGGAATGCTATTATGAATGCAACCGAAAACAGTTTAATTTTATTCGATGAAATTGGGCGTGGAACATCTACGTATGATGGGATGGCGCTTGCCCAAGCAATTATTGAATATATTCATGAGAAAATCGGAGCAAAGACGTTATTTTCGACTCACTATCACGAATTAACGGTATTAGCGGAAGAGCTGCCACGACTACAAAATATTCATGTAAGTGCGATTGAACAAAATGGAAATGTAGTCTTTTTGCATAAAATTAAGGAAGGCGCAGCGGACAAAAGTTACGGGATTCATGTGGCGAAGCTGGCTGAGCTCCCACAGCCGCTCATTGACCGTGCTTCCGCGATTTTGTCGCAACTCGAAAGCGAAGGAAGTCAAACCGCCGTCGTAAAAGAAGCACCATCCGTTGTGATGGAGGCTGATATTGCTCAACTTTCTTTTTTTGGAGAAGAATCGGCACCTTCCGAGAAAAAAGTTCCTTCTACGAAAGAAAAGAAAGTGCTTGAACAATTACAACAACTTGAGATTCTTGATATGACACCACTTGAAGCGTTAAATGTTTTATATAAATTGCAAAAGAAATTAAAGTAA